From Stigmatopora nigra isolate UIUO_SnigA chromosome 17, RoL_Snig_1.1, whole genome shotgun sequence, a single genomic window includes:
- the slc4a5b gene encoding electrogenic sodium bicarbonate cotransporter 4 isoform X1, with the protein MDRHQWQHARDRSRRHYDDREEDAESWSAGAAPSHRHRRRRHRSSERQHDGEHHYEHRPHRECRHHSPAEFYGDSADEGGEMAERADSSVSPAAERLRHILGEDDGGPTPTIFTEMDTLQREGGELEWKESARWVKFEEKVEEGGERWSKPHVSTLTLHSLFELRTCLQTGSILLDLEAFSLPQIVEEVTERQVAEGLISEDVKENIVFVLLRKHRHQTKKPIHRSLADIGKSSSGAASNRSPQALSRSTSSASGIHRSTDDLRTRRSGSMGRLHHAQSRSMNDISETPSSDQLKNKFMKKIPRDAEASNVLIGEVDFLDKPFVSFVRLAQATTLGGLTEVPVPTRFLFILLGPPGKAKSYNEIGRAIATLMVDDLFSDVAYKAREREDLIAGVDEFLDEVIVLPPGEWDPKIRIEPPKKLPSAEMRKSVLNLEELSQANGSAGGAGGDEQLPVQHEVGEELKFTGRPAGGLWLDVKRKLPWYCSDIYDGFHIQTVSAVLFIYLGCITNAITFGGLLGDATDNYQGVMESFLGTALAGTVFCLFGGQPLIILSSTGPILIFEKLLYEFCKNNGVDYMELRLWIGIHSCLQCLILVVSDASYIIQYMTRFTEEGFSSLISFIFISDAIKKMVGSFKYYPINRAYKPDYVTSYKCDCVPPDQALLRNFSAPLADDNTSFLFNVSDVGWSELSKKECVKYGGALVGKACKYVPDLALMSFILFFGTYSMTVSLKKFKFSRYFPTKLRKLISDFAIFMSIMSFVGLDMLVGLDTPKLIVPTELKPTRADRDWLVMPFGKNPWWWYVASFVPALLVTILIFMDQQISAVIVNRKENKLKKGCGYHLDLLWVGILMALCSFMGLPWYVAATVISIAHIDSLKMESACSAPGEQPQFLGVREQRLTGTLVFVLTGLSIFLAPVLQYIPMPVLYGVFLYMGVASLSGIQFWERIKLYLMPPKHQPDFAFLRHVPLRRVHLFTLVQIICLAVLWVLKSTFLAIVFPVMILGLMVVRKLLDLIFSQHDLAWLDDILPDKDKKKNEDDKKKKKKKKAAETESDEEEAYSGWRVACDQEDSCQSITLHLRTGGPPPAPDRRQHRHPLPEVRIQVDSDEERRRATSFSVGSKGAKPQR; encoded by the exons ATGGATCGCCACCAGTGGCAGCACGCCAGGGACAGGAGTCGCCGTCACTATGACGACCGCGAGGAGG ACGCAGAGTCCTGGTCGGCGGGCGCGGCGCCCTCTCACCGGCACAGGCGACGGCGCCACCGCTCGAGCGAGCGGCAGCACGACGGCGAGCATCACTACGAGCACCGCCCCCACCGAGAATGCCGCCACCACAGCCCCGCCGAATTCTACGGCGACAGCGCCGACGAAGGCGGCGAGATGGCGGAACGCGCCGACTCCTCGG TGTCGCCGGCCGCCGAACGCCTGCGTCACATCCTGGGCGAGGACGACGGGGGGCCCACGCCCACCATCTTCACCGAGATGGACACCCTTCAGCGGGAGGGCGGAGAACTGGAATGGAAGGAATCGGCCAG GTGGGTCAAGTTCGAGGAGAAGGTGGAGGAGGGCGGCGAGCGCTGGAGCAAGCCGCACGTGTCCACGCTGACGCTGCACAGCCTCTTTGAGCTTCGCACGTGCCTGCAGACCGGCAGCATCCTCCTGGACTTGGAGGCCTTCTCGCTGCCTCAGATCGTAG AGGAGGTGACGGAGCGCCAGGTGGCCGAGGGCCTGATCTCGGAAGACGTGAAGGAGAACATCGTCTTCGTGCTGCTACGTAAACATCGCCACCAGACCAAGAAGCCCATCCACCGCTCGCTAGCCGACATCGGAAAGTCTTCGTCCGGCGCCGCCTCCA ATCGTAGCCCTCAGGCGCTTAGCCGTAGCACTAGCTCCGCCTCCGGCATCCACCGCTCCACCGACGACCTGCGAACGCGACGCTCCGGCAGTATGGGACGCCTGC ATCACGCGCAAAGTCGCAGCATGAATGACATTTCCGAAACGCCCAGCTCCGACCAG CTGAAGAACAAATTCATGAAGAAGATCCCCCGCGACGCCGAGGCTTCCAACGTGCTGATCGGCGAGGTGGACTTCCTGGACAAGCCCTTCGTCTCCTTTGTGCGTTTGGCGCAGGCCACCACGCTGGGGGGTCTCACCGAAGTCCCCGTGCCCACCAG gttcctcttcatcctcctggGTCCTCCCGGCAAGGCCAAGTCGTACAACGAGATCGGGCGCGCCATCGCCACGTTGATGGTGGACGAC CTCTTCAGCGACGTGGCCTACAAAGCCAGGGAGCGCGAAGACCTGATCGCCGGCGTGGACGAATTCCTGGACGAGGTCATCGTGCTGCCGCCGGGGGAGTGGGACCCCAAGATCCGCATCGAACCCCCCAAGAAGCTCCCCTCGGCGGAGATGAG GAAGTCGGTGCTCAACCTGGAGGAGCTGTCTCAGGCCAACGGGTCCGCCGGGGGTGCCGGTGGCGACGAGCAGCTTCCCGTCCAGCACGAGGTCGGCGAGGAGCTCAAGTTCACCGGCAG GCCGGCCGGCGGCTTGTGGTTGGACGTGAAGAGGAAGTTGCCGTGGTACTGCAGCGACATCTACGACGGCTTTCACATCCAGACCGTGTCCGCCGTGCTCTTCATCTACTTGGGCTGCATCACCAACGCCATCACCTTCGGGGGGCTGCTGGGCGACGCCACCGACAACTACCAG GGCGTGATGGAGAGCTTCCTGGGCACGGCGTTGGCGGGAACCGTCTTCTGCTTGTTCGGCGGCCAGCCGCTGATCATCCTCAGCTCCACCGGACCCATCCTCATCTTCGAGAAGCTCCTCTACGAGTTCTGCAA GAACAACGGCGTGGACTACATGGAGCTGCGCCTGTGGATCGGGATCCACTCTTGTCTGCAGTGCCTGATCTTGGTGGTGTCGGACGCCAGCTACATCATCCAGTACATGACCCGCTTCACCGAGGAAGGCTTTTCCAGTCTAATCTCCTTCATCTTCATCTCGGACGCCATTAAAAAGATG GTGGGCTCCTTCAAGTATTACCCCATCAACCGTGCCTATAAGCCCGACTACGTGACCTCCTACAAGTGCGACTGCGTCCCTCCAGACCAGG CTCTCCTCCGGAACTTCTCAGCTCCCCTGGCCGACGACAACACGTCCTTTCTG TTCAACGTGAGCGACGTGGGCTGGTCTGAGCTGAGCAAAAAGGAGTGCGTGAAGTACGGCGGCGCCCTGGTGGGCAAAGCCTGCAAGTACGTTCCCGACCTGGCCCTGATGTCCTTCATCCTGTTCTTCGGCACCTACTCCATGACCGTCTCGCTCAAGAAGTTCAAGTTCAGCCGCTACTTTCCCACCAAG CTAAGGAAGCTAATCAGTGATTTTGCCATCTTCATGTCAATCATGTCCTTTGTGGGTCTGGATATGTTGGTGGGATTAGACACGCCCAAATTGATCGTTCCCACTGAGTTGAAG cccaCCCGCGCCGACCGCGACTGGCTGGTGATGCCCTTCGGCAAGAACCCGTGGTGGTGGTACGTGGCCAGCTTCGTGCCGGCTCTCCTGGTCACCATCTTGATCTTCATGGACCAGCAGATCAGTGCCGTCATCGTCAATCGGAAGGAGAATAAACTCAAG AAAGGTTGCGGCTACCACCTGGACCTGTTGTGGGTGGGCATCCTGATGGCCCTGTGCTCCTTCATGGGTCTTCCTTGGTACGTGGCCGCCACCGTCATCTCCATCGCGCACATCGACTCGCTGAAGATGGAGAGCGCCTGCAGCGCCCCGGGAGAGCAGCCCCAGTTTCTGGGGGTCCG CGAGCAGAGGCTGACCGGCACGCTGGTCTTTGTCCTGACGGGACTGTCCATCTTCCTGGCTCCCGTCTTGCAGTACATCCCCATGCCGGTGCTGTACGGCGTCTTCCTCTACATGGGCGTGGCCTCGCTCAGCGGCATCCAG TTCTGGGAACGCATCAAACTGTACCTGATGCCACCCAAGCACCAGCCGGATTTCGCCTTCCTGCGCCACGTTCCTCTACGACGGGTCCACCTCTTCACCCTGGTGCAGATTATCTGCCTGGCGGTCCTCTGGGTCTTAAAGTCCACCTTTTTGGCCATCGTCTTCCCCGTGATG atcctGGGCCTGATGGTGGTGCGGAAACTCCTGGATTTGATCTTTTCTCAGCACGACTTGGCCTGGCTGGACGACATTCTTCCCGACAAGGACAAGAAAAAGAACGAAGAcgacaagaaaaagaagaagaagaagaaggcggCCGAGACGGAGAGCGACGAGGAG GAGGCGTACTCGGGGTGGCGTGTGGCGTGCGACCAAGAGGATTCTTGTCAAAG CATCACCCTGCACCTGAGAACGGGTGGCCCCCCTCCGGCCCCCGACCGGCGCCAGCACCGGCACCCCCTCCCAGAGGTACGCATCCAGGTCGACTCGGACGAGGAACGTCGGCGTGCGACTTCTTTTAGCGTGGGGTCAAAGGGCGCAAAGCCTCAGCGATAG
- the slc4a5b gene encoding electrogenic sodium bicarbonate cotransporter 4 isoform X3, translated as MDRHQWQHARDRSRRHYDDREEDAESWSAGAAPSHRHRRRRHRSSERQHDGEHHYEHRPHRECRHHSPAEFYGDSADEGGEMAERADSSVSPAAERLRHILGEDDGGPTPTIFTEMDTLQREGGELEWKESARWVKFEEKVEEGGERWSKPHVSTLTLHSLFELRTCLQTGSILLDLEAFSLPQIVEEVTERQVAEGLISEDVKENIVFVLLRKHRHQTKKPIHRSLADIGKSSSGAASNRSPQALSRSTSSASGIHRSTDDLRTRRSGSMGRLHHAQSRSMNDISETPSSDQLKNKFMKKIPRDAEASNVLIGEVDFLDKPFVSFVRLAQATTLGGLTEVPVPTRFLFILLGPPGKAKSYNEIGRAIATLMVDDLFSDVAYKAREREDLIAGVDEFLDEVIVLPPGEWDPKIRIEPPKKLPSAEMRKSVLNLEELSQANGSAGGAGGDEQLPVQHEVGEELKFTGRPAGGLWLDVKRKLPWYCSDIYDGFHIQTVSAVLFIYLGCITNAITFGGLLGDATDNYQGVMESFLGTALAGTVFCLFGGQPLIILSSTGPILIFEKLLYEFCKNNGVDYMELRLWIGIHSCLQCLILVVSDASYIIQYMTRFTEEGFSSLISFIFISDAIKKMVGSFKYYPINRAYKPDYVTSYKCDCVPPDQAPLADDNTSFLFNVSDVGWSELSKKECVKYGGALVGKACKYVPDLALMSFILFFGTYSMTVSLKKFKFSRYFPTKLRKLISDFAIFMSIMSFVGLDMLVGLDTPKLIVPTELKPTRADRDWLVMPFGKNPWWWYVASFVPALLVTILIFMDQQISAVIVNRKENKLKKGCGYHLDLLWVGILMALCSFMGLPWYVAATVISIAHIDSLKMESACSAPGEQPQFLGVREQRLTGTLVFVLTGLSIFLAPVLQYIPMPVLYGVFLYMGVASLSGIQFWERIKLYLMPPKHQPDFAFLRHVPLRRVHLFTLVQIICLAVLWVLKSTFLAIVFPVMILGLMVVRKLLDLIFSQHDLAWLDDILPDKDKKKNEDDKKKKKKKKAAETESDEEEAYSGWRVACDQEDSCQSITLHLRTGGPPPAPDRRQHRHPLPEVRIQVDSDEERRRATSFSVGSKGAKPQR; from the exons ATGGATCGCCACCAGTGGCAGCACGCCAGGGACAGGAGTCGCCGTCACTATGACGACCGCGAGGAGG ACGCAGAGTCCTGGTCGGCGGGCGCGGCGCCCTCTCACCGGCACAGGCGACGGCGCCACCGCTCGAGCGAGCGGCAGCACGACGGCGAGCATCACTACGAGCACCGCCCCCACCGAGAATGCCGCCACCACAGCCCCGCCGAATTCTACGGCGACAGCGCCGACGAAGGCGGCGAGATGGCGGAACGCGCCGACTCCTCGG TGTCGCCGGCCGCCGAACGCCTGCGTCACATCCTGGGCGAGGACGACGGGGGGCCCACGCCCACCATCTTCACCGAGATGGACACCCTTCAGCGGGAGGGCGGAGAACTGGAATGGAAGGAATCGGCCAG GTGGGTCAAGTTCGAGGAGAAGGTGGAGGAGGGCGGCGAGCGCTGGAGCAAGCCGCACGTGTCCACGCTGACGCTGCACAGCCTCTTTGAGCTTCGCACGTGCCTGCAGACCGGCAGCATCCTCCTGGACTTGGAGGCCTTCTCGCTGCCTCAGATCGTAG AGGAGGTGACGGAGCGCCAGGTGGCCGAGGGCCTGATCTCGGAAGACGTGAAGGAGAACATCGTCTTCGTGCTGCTACGTAAACATCGCCACCAGACCAAGAAGCCCATCCACCGCTCGCTAGCCGACATCGGAAAGTCTTCGTCCGGCGCCGCCTCCA ATCGTAGCCCTCAGGCGCTTAGCCGTAGCACTAGCTCCGCCTCCGGCATCCACCGCTCCACCGACGACCTGCGAACGCGACGCTCCGGCAGTATGGGACGCCTGC ATCACGCGCAAAGTCGCAGCATGAATGACATTTCCGAAACGCCCAGCTCCGACCAG CTGAAGAACAAATTCATGAAGAAGATCCCCCGCGACGCCGAGGCTTCCAACGTGCTGATCGGCGAGGTGGACTTCCTGGACAAGCCCTTCGTCTCCTTTGTGCGTTTGGCGCAGGCCACCACGCTGGGGGGTCTCACCGAAGTCCCCGTGCCCACCAG gttcctcttcatcctcctggGTCCTCCCGGCAAGGCCAAGTCGTACAACGAGATCGGGCGCGCCATCGCCACGTTGATGGTGGACGAC CTCTTCAGCGACGTGGCCTACAAAGCCAGGGAGCGCGAAGACCTGATCGCCGGCGTGGACGAATTCCTGGACGAGGTCATCGTGCTGCCGCCGGGGGAGTGGGACCCCAAGATCCGCATCGAACCCCCCAAGAAGCTCCCCTCGGCGGAGATGAG GAAGTCGGTGCTCAACCTGGAGGAGCTGTCTCAGGCCAACGGGTCCGCCGGGGGTGCCGGTGGCGACGAGCAGCTTCCCGTCCAGCACGAGGTCGGCGAGGAGCTCAAGTTCACCGGCAG GCCGGCCGGCGGCTTGTGGTTGGACGTGAAGAGGAAGTTGCCGTGGTACTGCAGCGACATCTACGACGGCTTTCACATCCAGACCGTGTCCGCCGTGCTCTTCATCTACTTGGGCTGCATCACCAACGCCATCACCTTCGGGGGGCTGCTGGGCGACGCCACCGACAACTACCAG GGCGTGATGGAGAGCTTCCTGGGCACGGCGTTGGCGGGAACCGTCTTCTGCTTGTTCGGCGGCCAGCCGCTGATCATCCTCAGCTCCACCGGACCCATCCTCATCTTCGAGAAGCTCCTCTACGAGTTCTGCAA GAACAACGGCGTGGACTACATGGAGCTGCGCCTGTGGATCGGGATCCACTCTTGTCTGCAGTGCCTGATCTTGGTGGTGTCGGACGCCAGCTACATCATCCAGTACATGACCCGCTTCACCGAGGAAGGCTTTTCCAGTCTAATCTCCTTCATCTTCATCTCGGACGCCATTAAAAAGATG GTGGGCTCCTTCAAGTATTACCCCATCAACCGTGCCTATAAGCCCGACTACGTGACCTCCTACAAGTGCGACTGCGTCCCTCCAGACCAGG CTCCCCTGGCCGACGACAACACGTCCTTTCTG TTCAACGTGAGCGACGTGGGCTGGTCTGAGCTGAGCAAAAAGGAGTGCGTGAAGTACGGCGGCGCCCTGGTGGGCAAAGCCTGCAAGTACGTTCCCGACCTGGCCCTGATGTCCTTCATCCTGTTCTTCGGCACCTACTCCATGACCGTCTCGCTCAAGAAGTTCAAGTTCAGCCGCTACTTTCCCACCAAG CTAAGGAAGCTAATCAGTGATTTTGCCATCTTCATGTCAATCATGTCCTTTGTGGGTCTGGATATGTTGGTGGGATTAGACACGCCCAAATTGATCGTTCCCACTGAGTTGAAG cccaCCCGCGCCGACCGCGACTGGCTGGTGATGCCCTTCGGCAAGAACCCGTGGTGGTGGTACGTGGCCAGCTTCGTGCCGGCTCTCCTGGTCACCATCTTGATCTTCATGGACCAGCAGATCAGTGCCGTCATCGTCAATCGGAAGGAGAATAAACTCAAG AAAGGTTGCGGCTACCACCTGGACCTGTTGTGGGTGGGCATCCTGATGGCCCTGTGCTCCTTCATGGGTCTTCCTTGGTACGTGGCCGCCACCGTCATCTCCATCGCGCACATCGACTCGCTGAAGATGGAGAGCGCCTGCAGCGCCCCGGGAGAGCAGCCCCAGTTTCTGGGGGTCCG CGAGCAGAGGCTGACCGGCACGCTGGTCTTTGTCCTGACGGGACTGTCCATCTTCCTGGCTCCCGTCTTGCAGTACATCCCCATGCCGGTGCTGTACGGCGTCTTCCTCTACATGGGCGTGGCCTCGCTCAGCGGCATCCAG TTCTGGGAACGCATCAAACTGTACCTGATGCCACCCAAGCACCAGCCGGATTTCGCCTTCCTGCGCCACGTTCCTCTACGACGGGTCCACCTCTTCACCCTGGTGCAGATTATCTGCCTGGCGGTCCTCTGGGTCTTAAAGTCCACCTTTTTGGCCATCGTCTTCCCCGTGATG atcctGGGCCTGATGGTGGTGCGGAAACTCCTGGATTTGATCTTTTCTCAGCACGACTTGGCCTGGCTGGACGACATTCTTCCCGACAAGGACAAGAAAAAGAACGAAGAcgacaagaaaaagaagaagaagaagaaggcggCCGAGACGGAGAGCGACGAGGAG GAGGCGTACTCGGGGTGGCGTGTGGCGTGCGACCAAGAGGATTCTTGTCAAAG CATCACCCTGCACCTGAGAACGGGTGGCCCCCCTCCGGCCCCCGACCGGCGCCAGCACCGGCACCCCCTCCCAGAGGTACGCATCCAGGTCGACTCGGACGAGGAACGTCGGCGTGCGACTTCTTTTAGCGTGGGGTCAAAGGGCGCAAAGCCTCAGCGATAG
- the slc4a5b gene encoding electrogenic sodium bicarbonate cotransporter 4 isoform X4: protein MDRHQWQHARDRSRRHYDDREEDAESWSAGAAPSHRHRRRRHRSSERQHDGEHHYEHRPHRECRHHSPAEFYGDSADEGGEMAERADSSVSPAAERLRHILGEDDGGPTPTIFTEMDTLQREGGELEWKESARWVKFEEKVEEGGERWSKPHVSTLTLHSLFELRTCLQTGSILLDLEAFSLPQIVEEVTERQVAEGLISEDVKENIVFVLLRKHRHQTKKPIHRSLADIGKSSSGAASNHAQSRSMNDISETPSSDQLKNKFMKKIPRDAEASNVLIGEVDFLDKPFVSFVRLAQATTLGGLTEVPVPTRFLFILLGPPGKAKSYNEIGRAIATLMVDDLFSDVAYKAREREDLIAGVDEFLDEVIVLPPGEWDPKIRIEPPKKLPSAEMRKSVLNLEELSQANGSAGGAGGDEQLPVQHEVGEELKFTGRPAGGLWLDVKRKLPWYCSDIYDGFHIQTVSAVLFIYLGCITNAITFGGLLGDATDNYQGVMESFLGTALAGTVFCLFGGQPLIILSSTGPILIFEKLLYEFCKNNGVDYMELRLWIGIHSCLQCLILVVSDASYIIQYMTRFTEEGFSSLISFIFISDAIKKMVGSFKYYPINRAYKPDYVTSYKCDCVPPDQALLRNFSAPLADDNTSFLFNVSDVGWSELSKKECVKYGGALVGKACKYVPDLALMSFILFFGTYSMTVSLKKFKFSRYFPTKLRKLISDFAIFMSIMSFVGLDMLVGLDTPKLIVPTELKPTRADRDWLVMPFGKNPWWWYVASFVPALLVTILIFMDQQISAVIVNRKENKLKKGCGYHLDLLWVGILMALCSFMGLPWYVAATVISIAHIDSLKMESACSAPGEQPQFLGVREQRLTGTLVFVLTGLSIFLAPVLQYIPMPVLYGVFLYMGVASLSGIQFWERIKLYLMPPKHQPDFAFLRHVPLRRVHLFTLVQIICLAVLWVLKSTFLAIVFPVMILGLMVVRKLLDLIFSQHDLAWLDDILPDKDKKKNEDDKKKKKKKKAAETESDEEEAYSGWRVACDQEDSCQSITLHLRTGGPPPAPDRRQHRHPLPEVRIQVDSDEERRRATSFSVGSKGAKPQR from the exons ATGGATCGCCACCAGTGGCAGCACGCCAGGGACAGGAGTCGCCGTCACTATGACGACCGCGAGGAGG ACGCAGAGTCCTGGTCGGCGGGCGCGGCGCCCTCTCACCGGCACAGGCGACGGCGCCACCGCTCGAGCGAGCGGCAGCACGACGGCGAGCATCACTACGAGCACCGCCCCCACCGAGAATGCCGCCACCACAGCCCCGCCGAATTCTACGGCGACAGCGCCGACGAAGGCGGCGAGATGGCGGAACGCGCCGACTCCTCGG TGTCGCCGGCCGCCGAACGCCTGCGTCACATCCTGGGCGAGGACGACGGGGGGCCCACGCCCACCATCTTCACCGAGATGGACACCCTTCAGCGGGAGGGCGGAGAACTGGAATGGAAGGAATCGGCCAG GTGGGTCAAGTTCGAGGAGAAGGTGGAGGAGGGCGGCGAGCGCTGGAGCAAGCCGCACGTGTCCACGCTGACGCTGCACAGCCTCTTTGAGCTTCGCACGTGCCTGCAGACCGGCAGCATCCTCCTGGACTTGGAGGCCTTCTCGCTGCCTCAGATCGTAG AGGAGGTGACGGAGCGCCAGGTGGCCGAGGGCCTGATCTCGGAAGACGTGAAGGAGAACATCGTCTTCGTGCTGCTACGTAAACATCGCCACCAGACCAAGAAGCCCATCCACCGCTCGCTAGCCGACATCGGAAAGTCTTCGTCCGGCGCCGCCTCCA ATCACGCGCAAAGTCGCAGCATGAATGACATTTCCGAAACGCCCAGCTCCGACCAG CTGAAGAACAAATTCATGAAGAAGATCCCCCGCGACGCCGAGGCTTCCAACGTGCTGATCGGCGAGGTGGACTTCCTGGACAAGCCCTTCGTCTCCTTTGTGCGTTTGGCGCAGGCCACCACGCTGGGGGGTCTCACCGAAGTCCCCGTGCCCACCAG gttcctcttcatcctcctggGTCCTCCCGGCAAGGCCAAGTCGTACAACGAGATCGGGCGCGCCATCGCCACGTTGATGGTGGACGAC CTCTTCAGCGACGTGGCCTACAAAGCCAGGGAGCGCGAAGACCTGATCGCCGGCGTGGACGAATTCCTGGACGAGGTCATCGTGCTGCCGCCGGGGGAGTGGGACCCCAAGATCCGCATCGAACCCCCCAAGAAGCTCCCCTCGGCGGAGATGAG GAAGTCGGTGCTCAACCTGGAGGAGCTGTCTCAGGCCAACGGGTCCGCCGGGGGTGCCGGTGGCGACGAGCAGCTTCCCGTCCAGCACGAGGTCGGCGAGGAGCTCAAGTTCACCGGCAG GCCGGCCGGCGGCTTGTGGTTGGACGTGAAGAGGAAGTTGCCGTGGTACTGCAGCGACATCTACGACGGCTTTCACATCCAGACCGTGTCCGCCGTGCTCTTCATCTACTTGGGCTGCATCACCAACGCCATCACCTTCGGGGGGCTGCTGGGCGACGCCACCGACAACTACCAG GGCGTGATGGAGAGCTTCCTGGGCACGGCGTTGGCGGGAACCGTCTTCTGCTTGTTCGGCGGCCAGCCGCTGATCATCCTCAGCTCCACCGGACCCATCCTCATCTTCGAGAAGCTCCTCTACGAGTTCTGCAA GAACAACGGCGTGGACTACATGGAGCTGCGCCTGTGGATCGGGATCCACTCTTGTCTGCAGTGCCTGATCTTGGTGGTGTCGGACGCCAGCTACATCATCCAGTACATGACCCGCTTCACCGAGGAAGGCTTTTCCAGTCTAATCTCCTTCATCTTCATCTCGGACGCCATTAAAAAGATG GTGGGCTCCTTCAAGTATTACCCCATCAACCGTGCCTATAAGCCCGACTACGTGACCTCCTACAAGTGCGACTGCGTCCCTCCAGACCAGG CTCTCCTCCGGAACTTCTCAGCTCCCCTGGCCGACGACAACACGTCCTTTCTG TTCAACGTGAGCGACGTGGGCTGGTCTGAGCTGAGCAAAAAGGAGTGCGTGAAGTACGGCGGCGCCCTGGTGGGCAAAGCCTGCAAGTACGTTCCCGACCTGGCCCTGATGTCCTTCATCCTGTTCTTCGGCACCTACTCCATGACCGTCTCGCTCAAGAAGTTCAAGTTCAGCCGCTACTTTCCCACCAAG CTAAGGAAGCTAATCAGTGATTTTGCCATCTTCATGTCAATCATGTCCTTTGTGGGTCTGGATATGTTGGTGGGATTAGACACGCCCAAATTGATCGTTCCCACTGAGTTGAAG cccaCCCGCGCCGACCGCGACTGGCTGGTGATGCCCTTCGGCAAGAACCCGTGGTGGTGGTACGTGGCCAGCTTCGTGCCGGCTCTCCTGGTCACCATCTTGATCTTCATGGACCAGCAGATCAGTGCCGTCATCGTCAATCGGAAGGAGAATAAACTCAAG AAAGGTTGCGGCTACCACCTGGACCTGTTGTGGGTGGGCATCCTGATGGCCCTGTGCTCCTTCATGGGTCTTCCTTGGTACGTGGCCGCCACCGTCATCTCCATCGCGCACATCGACTCGCTGAAGATGGAGAGCGCCTGCAGCGCCCCGGGAGAGCAGCCCCAGTTTCTGGGGGTCCG CGAGCAGAGGCTGACCGGCACGCTGGTCTTTGTCCTGACGGGACTGTCCATCTTCCTGGCTCCCGTCTTGCAGTACATCCCCATGCCGGTGCTGTACGGCGTCTTCCTCTACATGGGCGTGGCCTCGCTCAGCGGCATCCAG TTCTGGGAACGCATCAAACTGTACCTGATGCCACCCAAGCACCAGCCGGATTTCGCCTTCCTGCGCCACGTTCCTCTACGACGGGTCCACCTCTTCACCCTGGTGCAGATTATCTGCCTGGCGGTCCTCTGGGTCTTAAAGTCCACCTTTTTGGCCATCGTCTTCCCCGTGATG atcctGGGCCTGATGGTGGTGCGGAAACTCCTGGATTTGATCTTTTCTCAGCACGACTTGGCCTGGCTGGACGACATTCTTCCCGACAAGGACAAGAAAAAGAACGAAGAcgacaagaaaaagaagaagaagaagaaggcggCCGAGACGGAGAGCGACGAGGAG GAGGCGTACTCGGGGTGGCGTGTGGCGTGCGACCAAGAGGATTCTTGTCAAAG CATCACCCTGCACCTGAGAACGGGTGGCCCCCCTCCGGCCCCCGACCGGCGCCAGCACCGGCACCCCCTCCCAGAGGTACGCATCCAGGTCGACTCGGACGAGGAACGTCGGCGTGCGACTTCTTTTAGCGTGGGGTCAAAGGGCGCAAAGCCTCAGCGATAG